Proteins co-encoded in one Nothobranchius furzeri strain GRZ-AD chromosome 4, NfurGRZ-RIMD1, whole genome shotgun sequence genomic window:
- the LOC107388454 gene encoding calcium/calmodulin-dependent protein kinase type 1D, whose product MAKENGESSHGSWKKHVDDIKKIFDFKEVLGTGAFSEVVMAQEKVTGKMVAIKCIPKKALKGKETSIENEIAVLRKIKHENIVALEDIYESSNHLYLIMQLVSGGELFDRIVEKGFYTEMDASRLIRQVLDAVNYLHSMAIVHRDLKPENLLYFSPDDDSKIMISDFGLSKMEGTGGVMATACGTPGYVAPEVLAQKPYSKAVDCWSIGVIAYILLCGYPPFYDENDSKLFEQILKVDYEFDAPYWDDISDSAKDFISSLMEKDPEKRFTCDQALEHPWIAGDTALCKNIHESVSRQMRKNFAKSKWRQAFNATAVIRHMRRLQLGSSFGSSIQSTNSVPNPQSRAPAKSQSVDCAPLSLKNCPPIAPLPSAVKPCNQDSDGPVPQDDPPVVPELTRPRPSTVTVIHTGTK is encoded by the exons CGGTGCGTTTTCTGAAGTGGTGATGGCTCAGGAGAAGGTCACAGGAAAGATGGTTGCTATCAAGTGCATTCCAAAGAAAGCCCTGAAGGGGAAGGAGACGAGCATCGAGAACGAAATCGCCGTTCTCAGGAA GATAAAGCATGAGAATATAGTGGCTCTGGAGGACATCTACGAGAGCTCCAATCACCTGTACCTGATAATGCAGCT TGTGTCTGGAGGGGAGCTGTTCGACCGGATTGTAGAGAAGGGTTTCTACACAGAGATGGACGCCAGTCGGCTCATTCGGCAGGTTTTGGATGCAGTCAACTATCTGCATTCCATGGCTATAGTGCACAGAGACCTGAAG CCTGAGAACCTGCTTTACTTCAGCCCCGATGACGACTCAAAGATCATGATTAGTGACTTTGGCCTGTCCAAGATGGAGGGCACGGGTGGAGTGATGGCCACGGCCTGTGGGACTCCTGGATACGTGG CTCCTGAAGTTTTAGCACAGAAGCCCTACAGCAAAGCTGTGGACTGCTGGTCCATCGGCGTCATCGCTTATATTCT GCTTTGTGGATACCCTCCTTTCTACGACGAGAATGACTCCAAGTTGTTTGAGCAGATTCTCAAAGTCGACTATGAGTTTGACGCTCCTTATTGGGATGACATATCAGACTCTG CCAAAGACTTCATCAGCTCTTTGATGGAGAAGGACCCAGAGAAGAGATTCACGTGTGACCAGGCTCTGGAGCACCCCTG GATTGCTGGAGACACGGCCCTCTGCAAGAATATCCACGAGTCAGTCAGCCGACAGATGCGGAAAAACTTTGCCAAAAGCAAATGGAGG CAAGCGTTTAACGCCACGGCTGTGATCCGACACATGAGGCGTCTGCAGCTGGGCTCCAGCTTTGGAAGCAGCATCCAGAGCACCAACTCGGTGCCGAACCCTCAGAGCCGAGCTCCAGCCAAGAGCCAGTCCGTGGACTGTGCCCCGCTCTCTCTGAAGAACT GTCCTCCCATAGCTCCTCTTCCCTCTGCCGTTAAACCGTGTAACCAGGACTCTGACGGTCCTGTTCCACAAGACGACCCTCCGGTGGTGCCCGAGCTCACCCGGCCCCGCCCCTCCACTGTCACAGTCATCCACACTGGGACTAAATGA